ATCATTAGTAAATTTTTTTATTATTTGTCAATAGATTCAGTTTGTAAAAGTAATTTATTTGTTGATGTATCTGAGGTTTCTAAAGTTAGATCTTTAGTCATTATTTTATCGCTAGCTTTAGTTATCTTCTTGGTGGATATTAGAATCTCATCAATATCTTTGGTTGTAAGGTGAAAATGTGACGCTAATTTTTGTACTCTTTCGTCTAACCGTGAGATATCTTTTGCCATTTTTTCTACTTCTATTTGTATCAGCAACGCTTGCTCATTCATACGAGCGTCTTTAAACATTGATTGAATAACTTGTATTGATAATAATAATAAAGAAGGAGAAACAATAATTACCCGGTTTTTATAAGCTCGTTGAACTATATCTTGGTAATATTCTTGGATATCAGCAAAAATGGATTCAGATGGTATAAACATAAAAGCTGAGTCATATGTTTCTCCAGTTATTAGATATTTGTCAGATATATCTGTTATATGTTTTATCATATCACGAGAAAATTGTTTATAGGCTAATTGTATTTCTTTTTCGTCAGTAAGAGAGCGAAATTTGTGCCATGACTCTAAAGGAAATTTAGCATCAATAATTAAACAAGGGCCGTTAGGTAATTTGATTATACAATCTGGACGACTTCCATTTGATAAAGTATGTTGAAATTTATAGAGATTGTTAGGTAAAGCGTCACAAATTAATGCTTCCATTCTACCTTGTCCAAACGTACCTCGCGTATGTTTATTAGAGAGAATATGTTGTAATTGTACTACTTCACTAGCTAAAGATTGGATATTTTTTTGGGCGTTATCTATTATACCTAGTTTTTCTTGTAGATTACTCATATGCTGGTATTGGAATTTTGCTTGTTTATGAAAATTTTCATGTAACTGTTGAGTGATTCCAGAAAAATTATCTTGTATTTTTTTATCAAAAAAATGTTGGCTAGATTGAAAGTTATTATTAATAGCTTTTAGTTGATATTCTAATTCTTGATGAGAGGTCAATAATTTATCTATTTCTTTTTTACTATTATTTCGTAAATAATTCACAAGCCAAGATAATGCTAAGCCTATGATAAAAGAAATCATCAGTAAAATGATCAAGTGAATAATATTTAAAGAAATATCAGGATATCCTAGCATAAATTTTCTCTATTTAACCGCATTGATTTATGGTTTTTGCTAAACCGCCTATTGAAGTTTCTCTGTATTTAGTATGCATATCTTTACCAGTTTCATACATAGTAATTATGACCTGATCTAAATTCACTCTAGGATCACTAGTTCTGCGTAAAGCCATACGTGTCGCATTATAAGCTTTTACTGCTGCAATAGCATTACGTTCAATACAAGGAATTTGAACCAATCCCGCAACAGGATCACATGTCATTCCTAAGTGATGTTCCATCGCTATTTCAGCAGCTATCTCTATTTGATAAATATTGCCACCTAATAAGTGAGTTAATCCAGCTGCGGCCATGGAACAGGCAACACCAACTTCTCCTTGACAGCCTACTTCAGCACCTGAAATAGAGGCATTCATTTTGTATAATACTCCTATTACACCAGATACTAAGAAAAACTCTGTAAGTTTAAATGTATTTAAAGGTTCAATAAATTGGTTGTAATAATTTAAAACGGCAGGGATAATTCCACAAGCGCCATTAGTAGGTGAGGTAACTATACGTCCTCCTGCAGCATTTTCTTCACTAACAGCAAAAGCAAATAAGTTAAGCCAGTCAAGCAGTTGCATTGGGTCTGATGATTTTTGTTCTGTTTGTAATTGTTGCAACAAACTATTAGCACGCCGTGGTAATTTAAGGCAACCAGGTAAATAACCAGGAGTAGATAGCCCTCTTTGGATTGCTTCTTGCATAGTGAGCCATATTTTTTGAAAATATAATTCAATTTCTTCTTGGCTTCGGAGAGATAATTCATTTCTCATGACCAATTCGCTTAATGATATATTTTCAGATAAGCAATGTTTTGTTAAATCAGATGCAGATTGAAAAGGATAAGGAAAATTAAAAGAGATACTTTGTTCTTTATTAAAATCTTCCTCAGTAGTAATAAATCCTCCTCCAATAGAATAATAAGTTTTTTGCAATAATTTTTTATTATCACAAAAAGCATAAAAAATTAGACCATTTTCATGCAAGGGTAAATTATCATTACAAAATTCTATATGTTTCTCAGGGGAGAAACATATAGTTTTTTGGTTGTTTAATAACGGTAGAATTTTTTCATTATTAACTTTAGTTAGAAAATTATCAATATTTTCTACATCAACATTATCTGGTAAGTTACCTGCTAACCCTAAAATCACAGCTTTATCACTAGCATGCCCTTTGCCGGTGAGAGATAAAGAACCATGTAATTTTACATATATTTCAGTGGTGTTAGTTAATTTATTCTCTTGTGCTAAAAGATTAATAAATTCATAGGCTGCTTTCATAGGACCTACGGTGTGTGAACTAGAAGGACCTATACCAATTTTAAAAATATCTAAAACACTTATCATATTACCACCTCATGTGATTATGTACTACTGGAAAATCCAGCAATGGCTTTATTAAAATAACGATACTACTGCAATATACATAGAACATAATCCTATTATAAGAATGAATGAATCCGGGATAAAAGATTTATATTTATATAATGTAGGTATAGTGTAGATTGCTATTAGAGGAAATATAAATAGCATAAAAGCTAGCACTGGACCTAAAATATTTAATAATGTAGCAATAATACTTAGGTTATAAGTAGCTGATGCCCACACCAAAATAAAAACAGTTACCGCAGTTGAGATTTTTATTGTTTTATTTGCAACAGTTATTGTTTTAGTCTTATAGATGCAAGTAAAAAAATATTTAAGGGCTTCTTGTGTTCCAAAATATACACCTATGAAAGAAGTTACAACCGCAACAAATGCAACAGCTGAAGCTATATATTTAATAGCTGGATTGTGTAAATATATGGCTAAATAATCTAATACACTTACATTGTTAGTTTTTGCTATGAATAATTCTTTAGGTCCAAGCACCATCACACAGCTGAAAACAAAAAAAGCGGCCGTAAATACCATTAATGCAACTGCTAATATTTGAGTTTTTGATATTTTTCTTTCAACAATTTTACCATATTTTTCTTTATAACTTACAGTAAATGAAGAAATTACAGCCATATGATTAAAGGCGAACACCATAATAGGAAATGATAGCAATAACGCTTTAAATAAACTATTATGCGATTCTATCGGTGAGACATAACTAAAAGAGAGTGTTTCTAAAATTGCAAAATTCCAATTAGGAATCATAGCTACTGAAAATAAAAATAAAAATGCTATTAGTGGGAAAACTAACAAACTCATGATTTTAATAGTGATTTCTTTTCCGAAATTAACTAATAAGATTAGTGACGAAATAATTAATAAAGCTATCCACCAACGTGATGGTGTAGACCAGCCTAATAATTTTACTAGAACATTTAAAATATTATTAGTTAAAGCTATTCCATAAATCATTATTATTGGAAAAATAGATAAAAAATAGATAGTAGCAAAAAAATTAGTAAATCTACTACTAAAATTTTGTTTAGTAACTTCAATAATATCATCACTAGCTTTTATACCAGCTAATACAAATCTTGCTACATTGCGGTGCGCAAAAAAGATCAAAGGAAAAGTAATAATACTCATAATTAAAACCGGTAACAATCCTCCTAACCCTAATTGGATTGGAAGAAATAATATACCTGCCCCAATAGCTGTACCATATAGACTTAAAGTCCAAGCAGTATCAAAATTATTCCACTTTTGAAAGGGTTGCTCTATTGGAGTATTTTCCATGGTCATTTTCGGTGCTTTTCTTATTGTTCTTGCTAGACTAATGATATTAAGCTTAAAATATTTTTTTATAAATTACTATAATTATTTTAGTTTTAATTTTTTAAAAAACAAAATAATGTATATATTACCTATATCTTTATAATAAGTAAGCAAAGATAGTGAATAAAAGGTCAGCAGAAAAGAGTTTATAACGAATATACTAAGAAAGATTTAGTAGTAATATTCGTTATAATCGATATTTTTACAATAAGGATATTATTGCAATATATATACAAGTGATACCGGTTATTGCAATGAATAAATCCGGGATAAAAGATTTATATTTATATAATGTAGGTATAGTGTAGATTGCTATTAGAGGAAATATAAATAGCATAAAAGCGAATATTGGAACTAAAATATTTACCATAGTAGCAACAATGCTTAAATTATAAGTGGCTGCTGTCCACGCTAAAATAAAAACAGTTAATGCTGTTATAATTTTTATTGTTTTATCTGACACAGTCATTGTTTTAGGTCTATAGATATTAGAAAAGAAATATTTAAGCGCTTCTTGTGCTCCGAAATAGGTGCCTATGAAAGAAGTTATAATTGCAACAAATGCAACCGCTGAAGCCATATATTTAATAGCTGGATTTTTTAGATATACAGCTAAATAATCTAATACACTTACATTATTAGTTTTTGCTACTAATAATTCTCTAGGCTCAAGTACCATCACACAACTGAAAAGAAAAAAACTAGCGGTAATTATCATTAATACTACTGCTAACGATAATGTTTTTGAGAGTTTTCTTTCAGCATGTTGACCGTAGTTTTCTTTATAACTTACAGTAAATGCAGAAATCACTACCATATGATAAAAGGCAAAAATTATAACCGGGAATGATAGCAATAACGCTTTAAATAAACTATTATGCGATTCTATCGGTGAGGCATAACTAAAGGATAATGTGTTTAGGATGTTAGAATCCCAGTGAGTAATCATTGCTAACGAGAATAAAAACAAAAATCCTACTAAAGGAAAAACTAAAAAGCTCATGATTCTAATAGTTATATCTTTACCGAAATTAACTAATAATATTAGCGCTGAAACAATTAATAAAGCGATCCACCAACGTGATGGGCTAGACCAGCCTAACAATTCTACCAAAACATTTATAACATTGTTAGTTAAAGAGATACCAAAAATCATTATTATTGGAAAAATAGAGAAAAAGTAAATACTAGCAAAAAAATTAGTAAAGCCCCGGTTGAAATTTTGTTTAGTAACTTCAATAATATCATCGCTAGCATTTTTACCGGCTAATACAAATCTAGCTACATTGCGGTGTGTTAAAAAAGTCAATGGAAAAGCAATAATGGTCATAATCAAAACGGGTAGTAATCCTCCTAATCCTGCTTGAATAGGTAGAAATAATATGCCCGCGCCAATACCTGTGCCATACAAACTTAAGGCCCAAGCGGTATCAAGATTATTCCATTTTTTAAAAGATTTATTTACTGTAGTCTTTTCCATGTATTATTTTCCTTATACTTGTTATTATTGTTCTCTACAAGAACAGGGACAGTAATACTAAAATATTTTTTTATAAATTACTATAATTATTTTAGTTTTAATTTTATAAACTAAAATAATATAAATATCTTCATAATAGTAAGGAAATATTAGTAAATATAAAGATTATAGAAAAGCCTTTTTAACACGGCAAACAATAGGTAATTATTTGTGTTGTGAATGTGATTACAGAGATAGAAATTTATTAAATTAGGTTATTGAATTTATAATGAGTATATTATTGATTTACACTTAATATACTCATTATAATTATTATTTTATAGTAATGATACTATTGCAATATACATACAACCGACGCCTATTATTGCAAGGAATAAATCCGGTATTAAAGATTTATATTTGTGTAAATTAGGCATAGTGTAGATTGCTATTAAAGGAAATAAAAATAGCATAAAAGCTAACATTGGACTTACAAGATTCATCATAGTAGCAACAATACTTAAATTATAAGTAGCTGATGTCCATACTAAAACAAAAACAGTCAATGCAGTTAATATTTGTATTGTTTTATCTGAAACAGTCATTGTCTTAGGTTTATAGATGTTAGTGAAAAAATATTTAAATGCTTCTTGTAAACCTAAATAATTACCTATAAAAGAAGTTACAACGGCAACAAATGCAATAGCGGACGCCATATATTTAATAGCTGGATTGTGTAAAAATACAGCTAAATAATCTAACACACTTACATTATTATTTTTTGCTATTAATAATTCCTTAGGTTCAAGTACCATCGCACAGCTAAAGACAAAAAAACTAGCCGTAAGTACCATTAATGCAACAGCTAACGCTAGCGTTTTTGAGATTTTTTTTTCAGCCTTTTTGCCGTATGCCTCTTTATAATTGATAGTACATGCAGAAATGACTACCATATGATAAAAGGCAAAAACCATAACCGGAAATGATGCTAATAATGCTTTAAATAAACTATTGTGAGTTTCCACTGATGAAACATAACTAAAAGATAATGTGTCTAACATTGCTAAATCCCAGCGAGGAATCATAGCCAATGAAAAGAAAAACAAAAATGTTATTAGTGGAAAAACTAAAAAGCTCATGATTTTAATAGTCAACTCTTTACCAAAATTAACTAATAATAATAGTAAGCAAACAATTAATAAAGCGATCCACCAACGTGATGGTGTAGACCAGCCTAATAATTCTACTAAAACATTTAAAATATTATTAGTCAGCGAGATACCATAAATCATTATTACGGGCACAATAGCAAAAAAATAGATGCTAGCAAAAAAATGAGTAAATCCTTTACTAAAATTTTGTTTAGTAACATCAATAATATCATCATTATCATTTTTACCAGCTAATACCACTCTAGCAACATTGCGGTGAGACAAAAATGTCATAGGGAAAGCAATGAGTGTCATAATTAAAACAGGTAACAATCCTCCCAATCCTATTTGGATAGGAAGAAATAATATGCCGGCACCAATAGCTGTACCATACAGACTTAGTGTCCAGGCAGTATCAACATTATTCCACTTTTGTGAAGGTTTATTTATTGGAGTATTTTCCATGTATAGTCTCCTTATACCTGTTATTATAGTTCTTGGTAAGAACAGGGACAGTAAAAACAGGGATATTAAGCCTAAAGCATTTTTTTATAAATTACTATAATTATTTTTAGTGTTAGCTAAAAAATAATTATATGGAGTTAGGTGAATAGAATGATAGTAGAAAATACGTTCTGCTATTTCTGCTCTTAAAGATAATAATCAATTATCTTGGTTTGTGATATGTCATTACAGTTATTAGTAGATATTTGTTA
The Bartonella sp. DGB1 genome window above contains:
- a CDS encoding DNA recombination protein RmuC; the protein is MLGYPDISLNIIHLIILLMISFIIGLALSWLVNYLRNNSKKEIDKLLTSHQELEYQLKAINNNFQSSQHFFDKKIQDNFSGITQQLHENFHKQAKFQYQHMSNLQEKLGIIDNAQKNIQSLASEVVQLQHILSNKHTRGTFGQGRMEALICDALPNNLYKFQHTLSNGSRPDCIIKLPNGPCLIIDAKFPLESWHKFRSLTDEKEIQLAYKQFSRDMIKHITDISDKYLITGETYDSAFMFIPSESIFADIQEYYQDIVQRAYKNRVIIVSPSLLLLSIQVIQSMFKDARMNEQALLIQIEVEKMAKDISRLDERVQKLASHFHLTTKDIDEILISTKKITKASDKIMTKDLTLETSDTSTNKLLLQTESIDK
- a CDS encoding L-serine ammonia-lyase, with the translated sequence MISVLDIFKIGIGPSSSHTVGPMKAAYEFINLLAQENKLTNTTEIYVKLHGSLSLTGKGHASDKAVILGLAGNLPDNVDVENIDNFLTKVNNEKILPLLNNQKTICFSPEKHIEFCNDNLPLHENGLIFYAFCDNKKLLQKTYYSIGGGFITTEEDFNKEQSISFNFPYPFQSASDLTKHCLSENISLSELVMRNELSLRSQEEIELYFQKIWLTMQEAIQRGLSTPGYLPGCLKLPRRANSLLQQLQTEQKSSDPMQLLDWLNLFAFAVSEENAAGGRIVTSPTNGACGIIPAVLNYYNQFIEPLNTFKLTEFFLVSGVIGVLYKMNASISGAEVGCQGEVGVACSMAAAGLTHLLGGNIYQIEIAAEIAMEHHLGMTCDPVAGLVQIPCIERNAIAAVKAYNATRMALRRTSDPRVNLDQVIITMYETGKDMHTKYRETSIGGLAKTINQCG
- a CDS encoding amino acid permease, whose product is MENTPIEQPFQKWNNFDTAWTLSLYGTAIGAGILFLPIQLGLGGLLPVLIMSIITFPLIFFAHRNVARFVLAGIKASDDIIEVTKQNFSSRFTNFFATIYFLSIFPIIMIYGIALTNNILNVLVKLLGWSTPSRWWIALLIISSLILLVNFGKEITIKIMSLLVFPLIAFLFLFSVAMIPNWNFAILETLSFSYVSPIESHNSLFKALLLSFPIMVFAFNHMAVISSFTVSYKEKYGKIVERKISKTQILAVALMVFTAAFFVFSCVMVLGPKELFIAKTNNVSVLDYLAIYLHNPAIKYIASAVAFVAVVTSFIGVYFGTQEALKYFFTCIYKTKTITVANKTIKISTAVTVFILVWASATYNLSIIATLLNILGPVLAFMLFIFPLIAIYTIPTLYKYKSFIPDSFILIIGLCSMYIAVVSLF
- a CDS encoding amino acid permease, encoding MEKTTVNKSFKKWNNLDTAWALSLYGTGIGAGILFLPIQAGLGGLLPVLIMTIIAFPLTFLTHRNVARFVLAGKNASDDIIEVTKQNFNRGFTNFFASIYFFSIFPIIMIFGISLTNNVINVLVELLGWSSPSRWWIALLIVSALILLVNFGKDITIRIMSFLVFPLVGFLFLFSLAMITHWDSNILNTLSFSYASPIESHNSLFKALLLSFPVIIFAFYHMVVISAFTVSYKENYGQHAERKLSKTLSLAVVLMIITASFFLFSCVMVLEPRELLVAKTNNVSVLDYLAVYLKNPAIKYMASAVAFVAIITSFIGTYFGAQEALKYFFSNIYRPKTMTVSDKTIKIITALTVFILAWTAATYNLSIVATMVNILVPIFAFMLFIFPLIAIYTIPTLYKYKSFIPDLFIAITGITCIYIAIISLL
- a CDS encoding amino acid permease, with protein sequence MENTPINKPSQKWNNVDTAWTLSLYGTAIGAGILFLPIQIGLGGLLPVLIMTLIAFPMTFLSHRNVARVVLAGKNDNDDIIDVTKQNFSKGFTHFFASIYFFAIVPVIMIYGISLTNNILNVLVELLGWSTPSRWWIALLIVCLLLLLVNFGKELTIKIMSFLVFPLITFLFFFSLAMIPRWDLAMLDTLSFSYVSSVETHNSLFKALLASFPVMVFAFYHMVVISACTINYKEAYGKKAEKKISKTLALAVALMVLTASFFVFSCAMVLEPKELLIAKNNNVSVLDYLAVFLHNPAIKYMASAIAFVAVVTSFIGNYLGLQEAFKYFFTNIYKPKTMTVSDKTIQILTALTVFVLVWTSATYNLSIVATMMNLVSPMLAFMLFLFPLIAIYTMPNLHKYKSLIPDLFLAIIGVGCMYIAIVSLL